The following are from one region of the Achromobacter xylosoxidans genome:
- a CDS encoding GMC family oxidoreductase: MSIPAGTGFDYIVIGGGSAGCVLANRLSRDPAVRVLLLEAGAAAHNFWLKLPVGYFKTIYDPRFSRLFPVEAQAETGDRTILWPRGKALGGSSVINGLLYIRGQHEDYDDWADLGATGWAYRDVLPYFKKSERYDGGESEYHGGSGELRVSNLRNEHPYTAAWVEAAVEAGCRRNDDFNGAESEGVGPYQLTLGSRWRCDAATAFLYPVRSRPNLVIETGAHVTRILIEGGRALGVEWVQEGQLKRAMADAEVVLAAGALQSPQVLQLSGVGDAALLARHGIAVAAHAPEVGRNLQDHYQARVIVKLKRRMSLNDAVRNPLSLAGMGAQWLFKGRGPLTVGAGQVGGLAATEHAVGGRADILFNVMPLSVDKPGDPLHRFSGFSASATQCRPDSRGTVEIVGTDPLASPRIVSNYLTEPRDAKVLVAGLRMLRDIYAQPSFRDLVTGVEYLPGNDVTTAAALEQFARNKGGTVFHPAGTCRMGGDDGAVVDARLRVRGIERLRVVDASVMPRMVSTNTNAAAILIGEKGAALILEDARGVARPQARDIVADTLTP; encoded by the coding sequence ATGAGCATTCCGGCTGGGACGGGCTTTGACTACATCGTCATTGGCGGCGGCTCCGCCGGATGCGTGCTGGCCAATCGGCTCAGCCGCGATCCTGCGGTGCGCGTGCTGCTGCTGGAGGCGGGCGCGGCCGCGCACAATTTCTGGCTCAAGCTGCCGGTGGGCTACTTCAAGACCATCTACGATCCGCGGTTCTCCCGGCTGTTCCCGGTCGAAGCCCAGGCCGAGACCGGCGATCGCACCATCCTGTGGCCGCGCGGCAAGGCGCTGGGCGGGTCTAGCGTGATCAACGGCTTGTTGTATATCCGCGGGCAACATGAGGACTACGACGACTGGGCCGATCTCGGCGCGACCGGCTGGGCCTATCGGGACGTGCTGCCGTATTTCAAGAAATCCGAGCGCTACGACGGGGGCGAGTCCGAGTACCACGGGGGTTCCGGCGAACTCCGCGTCTCCAATCTGCGCAATGAACATCCCTACACGGCTGCGTGGGTGGAAGCGGCAGTCGAGGCCGGCTGCCGGCGAAATGACGATTTCAATGGCGCCGAATCGGAAGGGGTGGGACCTTACCAGTTGACCCTCGGCAGCCGTTGGCGCTGCGACGCCGCGACCGCCTTCCTGTATCCGGTCCGGTCGCGTCCGAACCTGGTGATCGAAACCGGCGCCCATGTCACGCGCATCCTGATCGAAGGCGGCCGGGCGCTGGGCGTGGAGTGGGTGCAAGAGGGCCAATTGAAGCGTGCGATGGCGGATGCCGAGGTGGTGCTTGCGGCGGGCGCGCTGCAATCGCCCCAGGTGCTGCAGCTTTCGGGCGTGGGCGATGCGGCGCTGCTTGCCAGGCACGGCATCGCGGTTGCGGCGCACGCGCCGGAAGTCGGCCGCAACCTGCAGGACCATTACCAGGCGCGCGTGATCGTCAAGCTGAAGCGGCGCATGTCGCTCAACGACGCGGTGCGCAATCCGCTCAGCCTTGCGGGCATGGGAGCGCAGTGGCTCTTCAAGGGCAGGGGACCGCTCACGGTGGGCGCGGGCCAGGTGGGGGGACTGGCGGCGACCGAGCACGCGGTCGGCGGCCGGGCGGACATCCTCTTCAATGTCATGCCGCTGTCGGTCGACAAGCCCGGCGACCCGTTGCACCGGTTTTCCGGTTTCTCCGCGTCGGCGACGCAATGCCGGCCCGATTCGCGCGGCACCGTGGAGATCGTGGGCACGGATCCATTGGCATCGCCGCGCATCGTCTCGAACTATCTGACCGAGCCGCGCGATGCGAAGGTCCTGGTCGCGGGCTTGCGCATGTTGCGCGACATCTATGCCCAGCCGTCGTTCCGCGATCTGGTGACCGGCGTGGAGTACCTGCCGGGCAACGATGTCACGACCGCCGCCGCATTGGAGCAATTCGCGCGCAACAAGGGAGGCACGGTGTTCCATCCCGCCGGCACCTGCCGCATGGGCGGGGATGACGGAGCTGTGGTCGATGCGCGCTTGCGCGTGCGCGGGATCGAGCGCTTGCGCGTCGTCGATGCTTCGGTCATGCCCCGCATGGTGTCGACAAACACAAACGCCGCCGCGATCCTGATCGGCGAGAAGGGCGCCGCGCTGATCCTGGAAGACGCGCGCGGCGTGGCCCGGCCGCAGGCGCGTGATATAGTCGCGGACACTTTGACGCCATGA
- a CDS encoding ABC transporter ATP-binding protein, which yields MSTQLRSVDTATPKPSQEPEVRIRFDNVTVDFPTATGPMRVVDGVTLDIRDGEFVSIIGPSGCGKTTLMNIVGGFVQPTSGSVTLDGQPVTAPGPDRGVIFQEYGVFPWLTVRGNIEFGMKLAANKTSPRERAEICQRYMKLMGLSDFADHFPKHLSGGMRQRLAIARAYAVKPQFLLMDEPFGALDAQTRTAMQDLLLEVLQTEGKTVMLITHSVEEAIYLSSKIVVVTARPSKVRKVIEVPFGYPRSERVHEDPRFVELSREIRELVMFEYEAQARQSVRPTD from the coding sequence ATGAGCACTCAACTGCGCAGCGTGGATACCGCTACGCCGAAGCCTTCCCAGGAACCGGAAGTCAGGATCAGGTTCGACAACGTTACGGTGGACTTTCCCACGGCCACAGGCCCCATGAGGGTGGTGGATGGCGTGACGCTGGACATCCGGGATGGCGAGTTCGTTTCCATCATCGGCCCCTCGGGTTGCGGCAAGACGACCTTGATGAACATCGTCGGCGGCTTCGTGCAGCCCACCTCCGGCTCCGTGACGCTGGATGGGCAGCCTGTCACGGCGCCCGGACCCGACCGCGGCGTGATCTTCCAGGAATATGGCGTCTTCCCGTGGCTGACGGTGCGCGGCAACATCGAGTTCGGCATGAAGCTCGCGGCCAACAAGACGAGCCCGCGGGAGCGCGCCGAGATCTGCCAGCGCTACATGAAGCTGATGGGCCTGAGCGATTTCGCCGATCACTTTCCGAAGCACCTGTCCGGCGGTATGCGGCAGCGGCTGGCAATCGCGCGAGCCTACGCCGTCAAGCCCCAGTTCCTGTTGATGGACGAGCCCTTTGGCGCGCTGGACGCGCAGACCCGGACCGCCATGCAGGACCTGCTGCTCGAAGTGCTGCAGACCGAGGGCAAGACGGTGATGCTGATCACCCACTCGGTGGAAGAGGCCATCTACCTGTCGTCGAAGATCGTCGTGGTCACAGCGAGGCCTTCCAAGGTACGCAAGGTGATAGAGGTGCCTTTCGGCTACCCCCGATCGGAGCGGGTCCACGAGGACCCGCGCTTCGTCGAGCTGAGCCGCGAGATCCGGGAGCTGGTCATGTTCGAGTACGAAGCCCAGGCCCGCCAATCCGTCCGGCCGACCGATTGA
- a CDS encoding ABC transporter substrate-binding protein, with the protein MKLDRRTLLKAGMAASIAAIAAPAIGQARKKLRVGYLHTPAVDGHLWLGLQMGSYAKHGLELEPIVFTTGLEIFQAMIGGSLDVLATGAVVSNFPARGQGKVFLVNDIEYGTAQLWVRDESIKTVADLKGKQISTTTGTTAHVFLDRALRAAKLDPGKDVQIVNQRMADAVTSFVSGAVSAVALWVPFDTIVRSKVSNARMLIDASAFYPEAAIMGGWAARNDFYEAQKPAIRSLIAAWGEANDAIVKTPDAAVETLQKTQYKDVPLAEFKAQFKQAKYFSTAEWRTKYEDGSVTRWLQQVTDFFAQAGNIPNPVPASRYFDPSAYLEAIKA; encoded by the coding sequence ATGAAGCTCGACCGCAGAACCCTACTCAAGGCCGGCATGGCCGCTTCCATCGCAGCGATCGCGGCGCCCGCCATAGGCCAGGCGCGCAAGAAACTGCGCGTAGGCTACCTGCATACGCCCGCCGTCGACGGCCATTTGTGGCTGGGCTTGCAGATGGGCAGCTATGCCAAGCATGGTTTGGAACTGGAGCCCATCGTCTTCACCACGGGGTTGGAAATCTTCCAGGCCATGATAGGCGGCAGCCTGGATGTGCTGGCCACCGGCGCGGTTGTGTCGAACTTTCCAGCCCGAGGCCAGGGCAAGGTCTTTCTCGTGAACGACATCGAGTACGGCACTGCCCAACTCTGGGTCCGCGACGAGTCGATCAAGACCGTGGCCGACCTGAAGGGCAAGCAGATCTCCACGACCACGGGCACGACCGCCCATGTGTTCCTGGACCGGGCCTTGCGCGCGGCCAAGCTGGACCCGGGCAAGGACGTGCAGATCGTCAACCAGCGCATGGCCGACGCCGTGACCTCGTTCGTCTCCGGCGCGGTCAGCGCGGTCGCGCTGTGGGTGCCGTTCGACACGATCGTCCGGTCCAAGGTGTCCAATGCGCGAATGCTGATCGACGCTTCCGCGTTCTATCCGGAGGCGGCGATCATGGGCGGATGGGCGGCCAGGAACGATTTCTACGAAGCCCAGAAGCCGGCCATCCGCAGCCTCATCGCCGCCTGGGGCGAGGCCAACGACGCCATCGTGAAAACCCCGGATGCCGCGGTGGAGACGCTGCAGAAGACACAGTACAAGGACGTGCCGCTGGCCGAGTTCAAGGCGCAGTTCAAGCAGGCCAAGTATTTCTCCACGGCCGAATGGCGCACCAAGTACGAAGACGGTTCAGTGACCCGCTGGCTGCAGCAGGTGACCGACTTCTTCGCGCAGGCCGGGAACATTCCGAATCCGGTTCCGGCATCGCGCTACTTCGATCCTTCTGCCTATCTGGAGGCGATCAAGGCATGA
- a CDS encoding GntR family transcriptional regulator, whose product MILDTAQAPLYVQLSDLFRQRILKGVWKNGEKLPSLDALAEEFHVAKVTVRQAIERLTRDGLLSPQRGRGTFVTGAPQDNRWFRVETTLENLSSVYRDTHPTILNIDESTRTPLLNDSDGVAADKYVFMRRIHARNGQPYCVINIYLDAAIFAKHPARFRKETVIPILMGMSSVDIVSARQVLTISTADVEVARHLGINVNAPVAEVRRVFTGPDRRVIYLGEVTYRGDFVRMEIDLKP is encoded by the coding sequence ATGATTCTCGACACCGCCCAAGCCCCTCTCTACGTTCAACTTTCGGATCTGTTCCGGCAGCGGATCCTGAAGGGTGTGTGGAAGAACGGCGAGAAATTGCCCTCGCTGGACGCGCTGGCCGAGGAGTTCCACGTGGCCAAGGTCACGGTGCGCCAGGCGATCGAAAGGCTCACCCGCGACGGACTGCTTTCACCGCAGCGGGGGCGCGGCACCTTCGTGACGGGCGCACCCCAGGACAACCGCTGGTTCCGTGTCGAGACCACGCTCGAGAACCTGTCCAGCGTCTATCGGGATACGCACCCGACCATCCTCAATATCGATGAGTCCACGCGCACGCCATTGCTGAACGATTCGGACGGCGTCGCGGCGGACAAGTATGTCTTCATGCGGCGCATTCACGCCCGCAATGGGCAGCCGTACTGCGTCATCAACATCTACCTGGACGCCGCCATCTTTGCCAAGCACCCTGCGCGCTTTCGCAAGGAAACCGTCATCCCCATTCTGATGGGGATGTCCTCGGTGGATATCGTCTCTGCCCGCCAGGTGCTGACCATTTCGACCGCCGATGTCGAGGTGGCGCGGCATTTGGGCATCAATGTGAATGCGCCGGTGGCGGAAGTCCGGCGCGTGTTCACCGGACCGGACCGCCGCGTCATCTACCTGGGCGAAGTGACGTATCGCGGCGATTTCGTGCGCATGGAAATCGACCTGAAGCCGTGA
- a CDS encoding aminoglycoside adenylyltransferase family protein, whose amino-acid sequence MAHLVPPSIAPQVAAASSLIERHLGAGLVAIHLFGSAVDGGLQPHSDIDLLVTVTQPPDETVLRALATALLAISAPPGSSPDLRALEVTVLALEHVVPWRHPARRELQFGEWLRTDLMTGVVEPPMMDHDLAILLTKVRGHSTPIVGPEAAQLLQAVPRADLRRALLDTVAQWNTPEDWAGDEKHIILALARIWYTAVSGGIASKDQAAAWLLERLEAPYRPVLSKARAIYLGLEEDDLAQRHAAETAAFIAHARAAIEGLAGSR is encoded by the coding sequence ATGGCTCATCTCGTTCCTCCCTCAATCGCCCCCCAGGTCGCAGCGGCCAGCAGCCTCATCGAACGACATCTGGGCGCGGGCCTCGTCGCCATCCACCTGTTCGGTTCCGCCGTGGACGGCGGGCTGCAACCCCATAGCGATATCGACCTGCTCGTCACCGTGACCCAGCCGCCGGACGAAACCGTGCTGCGCGCGCTGGCCACGGCGCTATTGGCGATCTCCGCCCCGCCCGGTTCATCGCCCGACTTGCGCGCGCTCGAAGTCACCGTGCTGGCGCTGGAACACGTCGTGCCTTGGCGCCACCCAGCCAGGCGCGAACTCCAGTTCGGCGAATGGCTGCGAACCGATCTGATGACGGGCGTCGTGGAACCGCCCATGATGGACCACGATCTGGCCATCCTGCTCACCAAGGTCCGTGGCCACAGCACCCCTATCGTCGGCCCTGAGGCCGCCCAGTTGCTCCAGGCCGTCCCCCGCGCAGACCTGAGGCGGGCACTGCTGGACACCGTCGCGCAGTGGAACACGCCCGAGGACTGGGCGGGCGACGAAAAGCACATCATCCTCGCGCTGGCGCGCATCTGGTACACGGCCGTCTCCGGGGGCATCGCCTCCAAGGACCAGGCGGCGGCGTGGCTGCTGGAGAGGTTGGAAGCGCCCTACCGCCCCGTCCTGAGCAAGGCGCGCGCGATCTATCTGGGACTAGAGGAAGACGATCTGGCGCAACGGCACGCTGCCGAAACCGCGGCATTCATTGCCCACGCCCGCGCCGCTATTGAAGGACTGGCCGGCAGCCGATAG
- a CDS encoding ABC transporter permease gives MRLPSFISRPLLIAAPWLCILLLWLAVRASGLVSPALVPSPAAVVEKFIELSKDRLWLDIWMSARRVFTGVALGILVAVPVGFCLGWYRGLRVFIDPVINFFRALPPIALIPLVIVYFGIGESAKTVILFYASFFAGVIVMYEGIAQISPIFVRVARTLGANDVEIFIKVIVPLTVPHILTAIRVALGVAWATLVASELIAAQQGLGALIQNASSFFQLDVIYVGIICIGLIAMLMDLALRAASRRLVAWQDRIA, from the coding sequence ATGCGCCTTCCGTCCTTTATCTCGCGCCCGCTGCTCATCGCGGCGCCATGGCTATGCATCCTCTTGCTGTGGCTGGCGGTGCGCGCCAGCGGGCTGGTCAGCCCCGCGCTCGTGCCTTCGCCCGCCGCGGTCGTCGAAAAGTTCATAGAGCTCTCCAAGGACCGGCTGTGGCTGGACATCTGGATGTCGGCCCGCCGCGTTTTCACCGGAGTCGCGCTAGGCATCCTGGTGGCAGTGCCCGTGGGTTTTTGCCTGGGCTGGTATCGCGGGCTGCGGGTCTTCATCGATCCCGTCATCAATTTCTTCCGCGCGCTCCCGCCGATCGCGCTGATTCCGCTGGTGATCGTCTACTTCGGCATCGGCGAATCGGCCAAGACCGTCATCCTGTTCTATGCCTCGTTCTTTGCCGGCGTCATCGTGATGTACGAGGGCATCGCCCAGATCAGCCCGATCTTCGTGCGCGTCGCACGGACGCTGGGCGCCAATGATGTGGAGATCTTCATCAAGGTCATCGTCCCGTTGACCGTACCGCACATCCTGACCGCCATCCGGGTGGCGCTGGGCGTGGCCTGGGCCACGCTGGTGGCGTCCGAACTCATAGCGGCCCAGCAGGGGCTGGGGGCGCTGATCCAGAATGCCTCCTCGTTCTTCCAGCTGGACGTGATCTACGTCGGGATCATCTGCATCGGCCTCATCGCCATGCTGATGGACCTGGCGCTGAGGGCCGCAAGCCGGCGCCTGGTCGCGTGGCAAGACCGTATCGCCTGA